CCCAGCATGTTCACCACGTCGGCGATCACGGAGGCGACGATCTGGACGTCGTAGGCGGTCATGTCGGGGGCTCTGCGCAGGCCGTACGAGGAGCAGAAGTCGGTCACGCCGAGGCGCAGCGCCAGCACCCGGTCCCGGTACTTGTCGACGGCGCGGAAGATGCCCTCCAGGGTCTCCACGCGCGACTCGCGGTACAGCAGCTCGGGCGACTCCAGCACCGGCATGGCGAACAGCCGCCGCCCGCTCTCGGCCTCCGCCGTCGCGAGCGCCTCCAGGAAGGGGATGCCGCGCTCCTCGGTGAACTTCGGCATCACGAATCCGGACAGCAGCCGGGCGGCGGGGCCGAGGCGTCGTACGAGGTCGGGAATCTGCTCGGGGACGCGGACCCGGATGAACAGCAGCGGCAGGTCCAGACCGGCCGCCGCGCCGGGCCCGCCCGGCGCGTCGCGTCCGGCGAGATCCGTGAACTGTCGCACGAGGTTCTCCTCGGCGTCCGCGACGTCCTCGTCGCCGATCGAGTCCTCCAGGCACAGCACCATCGAGACCACGCCGCGTCCGGTCTGCTTGACGATGTCGTCGGCGAGCCGCGGCCGCGTGGCCGGACTGTAGAGCGTGGCGCCCAGGGCCACGGAGAGCAGCCGGGCCGGGGAATCAGCAGTGAACCGGCAGGGCTCCTGGTGGAAAAGGCGCTGCCGCACCTCAGGGGCGATATGCCCGAAATGACGCATAGAACTCCCCCGTGGTGGCTGAACAACCCCTGTGATCCGTTCACAGGTGGCCGGTAATAGTACGTAGGGATCCATGTCCGGGGTTCCCGCTGGGCATGAATTTCAGGTAACGCGGACAAGCACTTCCAAGCACAGCCAAGCAGTCCAAGCACTCCCAAGCACAGTCAAGCGTAGACAAGCACGGCCAAACACGCGGATCCGCGTCCCCCGCATTGTCGTGACCAGGACTGACAGGGCAGGATGACCGCATGACGCACGCGATGCTGAAGGGGTCGAACGTCCCGCTCGAAGCCAAGACGGTACGCGCCGTGCTGCGCTGGGCGCCCGGGCAGGGCGGCCCGGACGTGGACGCCTCGGCGCTGCTCCTGGGCCCCGACGGCCGTGTGCGGTCCGACGAGGACTTCGTCTTCTACAACCAGCCCCGGCACCCCTCCGGTAAGTGCTGGCGGCTCGGCAAGAAGCGCGTCGCTGAAGGT
The nucleotide sequence above comes from Streptomyces sp. NL15-2K. Encoded proteins:
- a CDS encoding HpcH/HpaI aldolase/citrate lyase family protein → MRHFGHIAPEVRQRLFHQEPCRFTADSPARLLSVALGATLYSPATRPRLADDIVKQTGRGVVSMVLCLEDSIGDEDVADAEENLVRQFTDLAGRDAPGGPGAAAGLDLPLLFIRVRVPEQIPDLVRRLGPAARLLSGFVMPKFTEERGIPFLEALATAEAESGRRLFAMPVLESPELLYRESRVETLEGIFRAVDKYRDRVLALRLGVTDFCSSYGLRRAPDMTAYDVQIVASVIADVVNMLGRADGTGFTVTGPVWEYFRVQERMFKPQLRRSPFLEGQAEELREALIEHSMDGLLREITLDQANGLLGKTCIHPSHVLPVHALSVVSHEEFSDAQDILRPELCGGGVLRSAYTNKMNEVKPHRAWAERTMLRAEVFGVANEDIGFVELLAAGISE